In Streptomyces ambofaciens ATCC 23877, a single genomic region encodes these proteins:
- a CDS encoding PadR family transcriptional regulator, whose amino-acid sequence MSIGHTLLGLLESGPRHGYDLKRAFDEKFGHDRPLHYGQVYSTMSRLLKNGLVVVDGIEAGGGPERKRYAITDAGITDVQRWLATPEKPEPYLQSTLYTKVVLALLTHRDAADVLDTQRSEHLRSMRILTDRKRKGDLADQLICDHALFHLEADLRWLELTAARLDKLREAVAR is encoded by the coding sequence ATGTCCATCGGTCACACCCTCCTGGGACTCCTGGAGTCCGGGCCGCGCCACGGCTACGACCTGAAGCGCGCTTTCGACGAGAAGTTCGGTCACGACCGGCCGCTGCACTACGGCCAGGTCTACTCGACGATGTCCCGCCTGCTGAAGAACGGCCTCGTCGTCGTCGACGGCATCGAGGCGGGCGGCGGCCCCGAGCGCAAGCGGTACGCGATCACCGACGCGGGGATCACCGACGTCCAGCGGTGGCTCGCCACGCCGGAGAAGCCCGAGCCGTACCTGCAGTCCACGCTCTACACCAAGGTCGTCCTCGCGCTGCTCACCCACCGCGACGCCGCGGACGTCCTCGACACGCAGCGCTCGGAGCACCTGCGCAGCATGCGCATCCTGACCGACCGCAAGCGCAAGGGCGACCTCGCCGACCAGCTGATCTGCGACCACGCCCTGTTCCACCTGGAGGCCGACCTGCGGTGGCTCGAGCTCACCGCGGCGCGCCTCGACAAGCTCCGGGAGG